The Acomys russatus chromosome 1, mAcoRus1.1, whole genome shotgun sequence genome has a window encoding:
- the LOC127193197 gene encoding chromosome-associated kinesin KIF4A-like produces MKEEVKGIPVRVALRCRPLVPKEISEGCQMCLSFVPGKPQVVIGTDKSFTFDFVFDPSTEQEEVFNTAVAPLIKDVFKGYNATVLAYGQTGSGKTYSMGGSYSADEDNEPTIGVIPRVVQLLFKEMDEKRDSEFTLSVSYLEIYNEEILDLLCSPCEKAAQIHIREDPRAGIKIVGLTEKTVSVASDVISCLEQGNNSRTVAATAMNSQSSRSHAIFTISIRQRKKTDKDSSFHSKLCLVDLAGSERQKKTKAEGDRLKEGISINRGLLCLGNVISALGDGKKGSFVPYRDSKLTRLLQDSLGGNSHTLMIACVSPADSNLEETVNTLRYADRARKIRNKAVVNTDPQTAELNRLKHQVQQLQVLLLQAHGGSLPRSIEAEPSETLRSLMEKNQSLVEDNEKLSHALSEATGEAARMLERIIVTEQANEKINTRLQELRHHAACKVDLQKLMGRLEDQELIENVETICSLQQVIICLSDETVAFLDAAAESAMELGAQEAISPEMTSSDAFTTQHALQQAQKSKELTELNKALVLKEALARKITSNGGQLQPIQCQYEADIKSLESEVTSLQKEKDQLLLDLQMTKKDVNQAKLSEHRRKCLQELEAQIGNLKKKLKEQSKLLVLKESTENTISRLTLEIQMMKTQRVQLMRQMKEDAEKSRQWKQQKDKEVIQLKEQDRKRRYELLKLERDFQKQSNVLRRKTEEAAAANKRLKDALRKQREAAEKRKETQSRGREGTDTRVKNWLKGEIEVMVSTEEVKRHLNDLLEERKILARDVTQLKENKAPGENTPPKLQRCTAASDEVCGHVSEPADSIIEQTGSLEAEMELRSAQIADLQQRLLDAESEDRSKRHWEDIATTLEAKCALKYLVGEVVSSKLWVSELESSLKQSRASNCKMQKLLLEEQSRLVEVETDLKAELLKVEQKHQEKVLCLLSQLQRSHMAEKQLEVSVSAKEQQLLSALQGQEEQFRKMQEACERNQQLLQENEIMRQNLTLLQGAKGQKSRLPKDGLQCADSSSDYIPPAPTPSRVTDKFPEQSMDANDLKYHSEHLLSEAEDGVAYGKEWKPGKLAKVSVKTVQGSSCRGWCRKKHCGCREQALDCRAACGCDPTMCCDHQQEQDSLGGTPERHRDSEGSFELEDPTEVNLGLNFFNPVCATPSTKMLKEMRDMDQVLSRKTALAVSLALPDIKHGATESQENKATGKKRKRTLACTSIFFSGCSPTNEETS; encoded by the coding sequence ATGAAGGAAGAGGTGAAGGGAATTCCTGTAAGAGTGGCATTGCGTTGTCGCCCTCTGGTTCCTAAAGAGATTAGCGAGGGCTGTCAGATGTGTCTTTCCTTTGTGCCCGGGAAGCCTCAGGTGGTAATTGGTACAGATAAATCCTTTACCTTCGATTTTGTGTTTGACCCCTCCACTGAACAGGAGGAGGTCTTCAACACAGCAGTAGCACCACTCATTAAAGACGTATTCAAAGGTTACAATGCCACTGTCCTGGCTTACGGGCAGACCGGCTCTGGAAAAACCTACTCTATGGGGGGTTCATATAGTGCAGATGAAGACAATGAACCAACCATTGGGGTTATTCCTAGGGTAGTACAActtcttttcaaagaaatggatgaaaagaGAGACTCCGAGTTCACACTGAGTGTGTCTTACTTGGAGATTTACAATGAAGAAATTTTGGATCTTCTGTGCTCGCCTTGTGAGAAAGCAGCTCAAATACATATCCGGGAGGATCCCAGGGCAGGCATAAAGATTGTGGGACTCACCGAGAAGACGGTTTCAGTTGCGTCCGACGTGATTTCCTGTTTGGAGCAGGGCAACAACTCTAGGACTGTAGCTGCCACAGCTATGAATTCACAGTCTTCCCGATCTCATGCCATCTTCACAATTTCCATaaggcaaaggaagaaaactgacAAGGACAGCAGCTTTCACTCGAAGTTGTGTCTTGTAGATCTCGCCGGgtcagaaagacagaagaaaaccaaGGCGGAAGGGGATCGCCTGAAGGAGGGTATTAGTATTAACCGTGGACTCCTGTGCTTGGGAAATGTGATCAGCGCTCTTGGAGACGGCAAAAAGGGTAGCTTTGTGCCCTACAGAGATTCCAAGTTAACTCGCCTGCTTCAAGATTCTCTGGGAGGCAACAGCCACACTCTTATGATCGCCTGTGTGAGTCCTGCCGACTCCAATCTAGAGGAAACAGTAAATACCCTCCGCTATGCTGACAGAGCTAGAAAAATCAGGAACAAAGCTGTAGTTAATACTGATCCCCAGACAGCTGAACTTAATCGTCTTAAGCATCAGGTACAGCAGCTACAGGTCCTATTGCTACAGGCCCACGGAGGCAGCCTGCCTAGATCTATAGAAGCGGAGCCATCAGAGACTCTCCGATCTCTGATGGAGAAGAATCAGTCCCTGGTAGAGGACAATGAAAAATTGAGCCATGCTCTGAGCGAGGCAACTGGTGAGGCTGCCCGGATGTTGGAAAGGATCATTGTGACAGAGCAAGCGAATGAAAAAATCAACACCAGGCTGCAAGAGCTCAGGCATCATGCGGCCTGTAAAGTGGATCTGCAAAAGCTAATGGGGAGGTTGGAAGACCAGGAATTAATAGAAAACGTAGAGACGATTTGCAGTCTACAGCAAGTGATTATTTGTCTATCAGACGAAACAGTTGCTTTCCTGGACGCAGCCGCTGAATCGGCGATGGAACTAGGTGCTCAAGAGGCGATCAGTCCAGAGATGACGTCTTCGGACGCTTTCACCACACAGCATGCTCTACAGCAAGCTCAGAAGTCTAAGGAACTCACTGAGCTGAATAAAGCCCTTGTGCTGAAAGAGGCCCTAGCTAGGAAGATAACTTCCAACGGTGGCCAACTACAGCCCATTCAGTGCCAGTATGAGGCAGACATCAAAAGCTTAGAATCAGAAGTCACCAGTCTGCAGAAGGAAAAGGACCAATTGCTTCTGGATCTTCAGATGACAAAGAAGGATGTCAACCAAGCCAAGTTGAGTGAGCACCGCCGCAAATGTCTCCAAGAGCTGGAGGCTCAAATAGGCAATCTGAAGAAGAAACTAAAAGAACAGTCCAAACTCCTGGTACTGAAAGAGTCCACTGAGAATACCATCTCCAGACTGACTCTGGAGATACAGATGATGAAAACTCAGCGAGTCCAGTTGATGCGCCAGATGAAGGAAGATGCTGAAAAGTCTAGACAGTGGAAGCAACAGAAAGACAAGGAAGTAATCCAGTTAAAAGAACAAGACCGTAAAAGGCGGTATGAGCTGCTTAAACTGGAAAGAGACTTCCAGAAACAGTCCAACGTGCTCAGGCGTAAAACCGAAGAGGCAGCAGCGGCTAACAAGCGCCTTAAGGATGCCCTCCGAAAGCAACGGGAAGCAGCAGAAAAACGCAAAGAGACGCAGAGCCGTGGAAGAGAAGGCACAGACACACGAGTGAAGAACTGGCTTAAAGGTGAAATTGAAGTAATGGTCAGTACTGAGGAAGTCAAACGCCATCTGAATGACCTTCTTGAAGAGCGAAAGATCCTAGCCCGGGATGTGACTCAGCTTAAAGAAAACAAGGCACCTGGGGAGAACACGCCTCCTAAGCTCCAGAGGTGCACAGCTGCCAGTGATGAAGTATGTGGTCATGTTTCAGAGCCAGCGGATTCTATTATAGAGCAGACTGGAAGTCTGGAGGCTGAAATGGAACTCAGGAGTGCTCAGATTGCTGACCTACAGCAAAGGCTCCTGGACGCAGAAAGTGAAGACAGGTCAAAACGACACTGGGAGGATATTGCTACGACCCTGGAAGCCAAATGTGCCCTAAAATATTTAGTTGGAGAGGTGGTCTCCTCTAAACTTTGGGTCAGTGAGCTTGAAAGCAGCCTGAAACAGAGCCGCGCTAGTAATTGTAAAATGCAGAAACTGCTGCTTGAGGAGCAAAGTCGTCTCGTTGAAGTAGAGACAGACTTGAAAGCTGAGCTGCTTAAGGTGGAGCAGAAGCACCAGGAGAAGGTGCTGTGCCTTCTCAGTCAGCTGCAGCGAAGCCACATGGCAGAGAAGCAGCTGGAGGTGTCAGTCAGTGCAAAGGAACAGCAGCTGCTGAGCGCATTGCAGGGTCAGGAAGAGCAGTTTAGGAAAATGCAAGAAGCGTGTGAGCGAAACCAGCAGCTTCTCCAAGAGAATGAAATAATGAGGCAGAACCTGACCCTCCTTCAAGGAGCCAAAGGCCAGAAATCTCGTCTTCCCAAGGATGGCCTTCAATGTGCGGATTCTTCCTCGGACTACATTCCACCTGCGCCCACACCATCCCGTGTTACAGACAAGTTCCCGGAACAAAGCATGGACGCTAACGATCTGAAGTATCATTCAGAGCATTTGCTGAGTGAGGCTGAAGATGGTGTTGCCTATGGTAAGGAGTGGAAACCCGGGAAACTGGCTAAAGTGTCTGTGAAGACCGTCCAAGGGTCTTCCTGTAGGGGGTGGTGTAGGAAAAAACACTGTGGGTGCAGGGAGCAAGCGTTGGACTGCAGGGCGGCCTGTGGCTGTGACCCCACAATGTGCTGTGACCACCAGCAAGAGCAAGATAGCTTGGGAGGCACCCCCGAGCGGCACCGGGATTCTGAAGGTTCCTTCGAACTGGAAGATCCTACCGAGGTGAACCTAGGACTGAACTTCTTCAACCCTGTCTGTGCCACTCCCAGTACCAAGATGCTTAAAGAGATGCGTGATATGGATCAAGTTTTATCCAGGAAGACTGCTCTTGCAGTTTCCTTAGCTCTCCCAGACATAAAACACGGAGCAACGGAatcccaagaaaacaaggccacagggaagaaaaggaagcgaACTCTGGCCTGCACTAGCATCTTCTTTTCTGGCTGCTCTCCTACCAATGAAGAGACCAGCTGA